GCGCCTGAAGCTGACCCCCGTCAAAGCTGAGTTTGTGGAACCGGGCTGCACGCTGCCGCAAAACTTTAGCGGCGAGTGGGTGAACACGGCCAACATTGACGCCGATGTGTCCATCAGCGAGACGCACATCAATGAGACTTATTATCCCGACAAAGCTCGTTACCGCAAGACAATCTATGTGTGCCGCGAGCGGCGTGGCAACAGGGTGATGATGGCCCGTCTCACGGTCGATGGATGCCAAAAGGATTATGTGTGCTTCGATTTCATGCCCCGCCATCATAACATCATACGCTACCGCAGAGGCTTGGCCGTGATCAAGGATGATTTCAGTACGGTATGCTCGTGGGTGCAGTTCCCCAATTCGGAGGCCTGGAAATATGACTTGTTCCTCGCCAGGAATCCAGTGCCCGTTCGCTGTCCGGTGGCTGGAAAATTCAACTTTACCCAAAGAGGAGAGCATCCCTTCAGAACGAGGCATGTGTTTAATTGATTTATTCTTTGTAGACGAAGCTAATCGTAAATCTTTGCAGGATCCTTGGTGGTGTGACCTTGAGTCCCCGTCCGGACATTCATTGCAAGCAGAATATTTCCGATTTGTCCGTCTGCGATACGGACCAAAAGGAACTGGCTGTCGATGAGAACTATTGCCTgtctgttgatcatttgggacgGCCGGTGGACATCTACAGTGATCCGGATTATCGCATGCAGTGCATTGGTTTCTGGAAGGAGAACCTAAAGTCCTATCTGATTACGTACGACGATTTGGATCCGCTTTCCAAGTACCGCTGCTGGGTGTATCAGCGCGCCGACCTCAACCGTGTTCTAATGTCGCAGGCTGTGGGCGCCTTCTGTAAACTGGAACAGGATGTGACCTCATGGAATCATTCCGAAGGGGCAGCGGTGGCCATCGATGCTGTTGAATACGAGCGTGAACGCGACGATTGCCCCATGTACTTTGACGATGGCTTGAATCCTTGGAGACCATCGGATGCCTCGAACATTATCTTCGACTGGGATTTCTACAGAGCCGGAGCGTCAGCCATAAATGGAAAACTGGCCACGGCCATTGCTATGGCCTGTATGCTGTTCACATATTTAGTCGCTCACTGAGTTCAAagtatttt
This region of Drosophila miranda strain MSH22 chromosome 2, D.miranda_PacBio2.1, whole genome shotgun sequence genomic DNA includes:
- the LOC108154670 gene encoding uncharacterized protein LOC108154670, translating into MNVHLRVICLLGFVSSALAQFNQNQIEQRNCIIPKILQGSWFSWETGLPTQTVIDATSMSSRGYCINYMRHHGDEYSFVFKEKTKDCYHCVNTKIRTLNVFEKYEGPCLSLPPGQKPTVENICRNIKDDQQLITLFNENFVPINCRSSLEGVWHFTYQNRFRFTGVCDQPDARIQSCQTAGTQFLIQNQKFNITYQKCEGMDGTFSGPVEFSCLGDWFVGKNHYFAVANTKESRKDEKYRCFLKNRDDDLYVGVSITAECNTLKTPETSPERLKLTPVKAEFVEPGCTLPQNFSGEWVNTANIDADVSISETHINETYYPDKARYRKTIYVCRERRGNRVMMARLTVDGCQKDYVCFDFMPRHHNIIRYRRGLAVIKDDFSTVCSWVQFPNSEAWKYDLFLARNPVPVRCPVAGKFNFTQRGEHPFRTRILGGVTLSPRPDIHCKQNISDLSVCDTDQKELAVDENYCLSVDHLGRPVDIYSDPDYRMQCIGFWKENLKSYLITYDDLDPLSKYRCWVYQRADLNRVLMSQAVGAFCKLEQDVTSWNHSEGAAVAIDAVEYERERDDCPMYFDDGLNPWRPSDASNIIFDWDFYRAGASAINGKLATAIAMACMLFTYLVAH